The Brachyhypopomus gauderio isolate BG-103 chromosome 12, BGAUD_0.2, whole genome shotgun sequence genome window below encodes:
- the aldh1a3 gene encoding retinaldehyde dehydrogenase 3 isoform X2 yields MLLRGETREDDNFMCFTKHEPVGVCGAIIPWNFPLLMFVWKVAPALCCGNTVVIKPAEQTPLTALYTGALLKEAGFPPGVVNIVPGFGPTAGAAIASHMGIDKVAFTGSMEVGQLIKEAAAKSNLKRVTLELGGKNPCIVFADADLPLAVQEAQKGAFYNQGQCCTAASRVFVEESIYDDFLRLSIESAKKITVGDPMDPCTSHGPQIDRQQFDTILELVESGKKEGARLECGGYAVQDKALIIQPTIFSDVKDHMRLATEEIFGPVQCIMKFKSQEEVIERANNTHYGLAAAVFTRSVERAMRVSSELEAGTVWVNCYNALHAQAPFGGFKMSGNGRELGEYALAEYSEVKAITIKLNDQLTV; encoded by the exons ATGACAATTTCATGTGCTTCACCAAACACGAGCCTGTCGGTGTGTGTGGAGCGATCATTCCC tggAACTTTCCTCTGCTGATGTTCGTGTGGAAGGTGGCACCGGCCCTGTGCTGTGGGAACACGGTGGTCATCAAACCGGCCGAGCAGACGCCGCTAACGGCACTCTACACCGGAGCGCTTCTCAAGGAG GCGGGCTTCCCTCCCGGAGTGGTGAACATCGTCCCTGGGTTTGGACCGACGGCGGGAGCAGCCATCGCCAGCCACATGGGCATTGACAAAGTGGCCTTCACCGGCTCCATGGAG GTGGGTCAGCTGATCAAAGAGGCGGCGGCCAAGAGCAACCTTAAAAGAGTGACTCTGGAGCTCGGAGGAAAGAACCCCTGCATTGTGTTCGCCGACGCAGACC TGCCCTTAGCAGTGCAGGAGGCACAGAAGGGTGCGTTCTATAACCAGGGCCAGTGCTGCACCGCGGCCTCCCGTGTCTTCGTAGAGGAGTCCATCTACGACGACTTCCTGAGACTCAGCATTGAAAGTGCCAAAAAAATTACAGTCGGGGACCCCATGGACCCCTGCACCTCACACGGCCCTCAG ATCGACCGGCAGCAGTTCGACACCATCCTCGAGCTGGTGGAGAGCGGGAAGAAGGAGGGCGCCCGGCTGGAGTGTGGCGGCTACGCGGTGCAGGACAAGGCCCTGATCATCCAGCCCACCATCTTCTCAGACGTCAAAGACCACATGCGTCTAGCAACAGAGGAG ATCTTTGGGCCAGTGCAGTGCATAATGAAATTTAAGAGCCAGGAGGAAGTGATCGAGAGGGCGAACAACACGCACTACGGCCTCGCAGCGGCGGTGTTCACACGCAGCGTGGAGAGAGCGATGCGCGTGTCCTCGGAGCTCGAGGCCGGCACCGTCTG GGTGAACTGCTACAACGCCCTCCATGCTCAGGCTCCCTTTGGGGGTTTCAAGATGTCTGGAAACGGACGAGAGCT TGGGGAGTACGCGCTAGCCGAGTACTCAGAGGTCAAAGCCATCACCATCAAGCTCAACGATCAGCTGACCGTGTGA